In Brassica oleracea var. oleracea cultivar TO1000 unplaced genomic scaffold, BOL UnpScaffold01155, whole genome shotgun sequence, the following are encoded in one genomic region:
- the LOC106320965 gene encoding T-complex protein 1 subunit zeta 1, with protein MSVRVLNPNAEVLNKTAALHMTINAAKGLQDVLKSNLGPKGTIKMLVGGSGDIKLTKDGNTLLKEMQIQNPTAIMIARTAVAQDDISGDGTTSTVIFIGELMKQSERCIDEGMHPRVLVDGFEIAKRATLQFLDTFKTPVVMGDEPDKEILKMVARTTLRTKLYEGLADQLTDIVVNSVLCIRKPEEPIDLFMVEIMHMRHKFDVDTRLVEGLVLDHGSRHPDMKRRAENCHILTCNVSLEYEKSEINAGFFYSNAEQREAMVTAERRSVDERVNKIIELKNKVCAGNDNSFVIINQKGIDPPSLDLLAREGIIALRRAKRRNMERLVLACGGEAVNSVDDLTPDSLGWAGLVYEHVLGEEKYTFVEQVKNPHSCTILIKGPNDHTIAQIKDAVRDGLRSVKNTLEDECVVLGAGAFEVAARQHLMNEVKKTVQGRAQLGVEAFANALLVVPKTLAENAGLDTQDVIISLTSEHDKGNVVGVSLVDGEPIDPQLAGIFDNYSVKRQLINSGPVIASQLLLVDEVIRAGRNMRKPT; from the exons ATGTCTGTGCGTGTGCTGAATCCTAATGCGGAGGTGCTCAACAAAACGGCGGCGCTTCATATGACCATCAACGCCGCTAAAGGTTTACAGGATGTGCTCAAATCCAATCTCGGTCCCAAGGGAACCATCAAGAT GCTTGTTGGTGGCTCCGGTGATATCAAGCTTACCAAGGACGGCAACACGCTTTTGAAGGAAATG CAAATTCAAAATCCTACGGCTATCATGATTGCGAGGACTGCTGTTGCACAGGATGACATTAGTGGTGACGGTACTACTTCCACTGTCATCTTCATTGGTGAGCTCATGAAACAGTCCGAGCGTTGCATCGATGAAG GAATGCATCCACGTGTCTTAGTTGATGGTTTCGAGATTGCAAAAAGAGCTACTCTTCAGTTTCTCGACACTTTTAAGACACCTGTGGTTATGGGCGATGAGCCTGATAAAGAGATCCTGAAAATGGTTGCCAGGACCACGCTAAGAACAAAG TTGTATGAAGGCTTAGCTGATCAACTGACTGATATTGTTGTTAATTCG GTTCTCTGCATTCGGAAGCCTGAGGAACCTATTGATCTGTTTATGGTTGAGATAATGCACATGCGCCATAAATTTGATGTTGACACACGATTG GTTGAGGGGCTTGTGCTGGATCATGGTTCAAGACACCCTGACATGAAGCGACGTGCAGAGAATTGTCACATCCTTACTTGCAATGTGTCTCTGGAGTATGAGAAGAG TGAAATTAATGCAGGGTTTTTCTACTCGAATGCGGAGCAGAGGGAAGCCATGGTTACTGCAGAGCGACGTTCAGTTGATGAAAGAGTCAACAAAATTATTGAGCTGAAGAATAAG GTTTGTGCTGGTAACGATAACAGCTTTGTTATCATAAATCAGAAGGGTATTGATCCCCCATCATTGGATCTGCTTGCTAGAGAAGGG ATAATTGCCCTTCGAAGAGCGAAGAGGAGGAACATGGAACGTTTGGTGTTGGCATGTGGGGGAGAAGCTGTGAACTCCGTTGATGACTTGACCCCGGACTCTCTTGGCTGGGCTGGACTTGTATATGAGCACGTTCTGGGGGAAGAGAAGTACACATTTGTGGAGCAAGTGAAGAATCCTCATTCGTGTACTATCCTCATTAAAG GGCCTAACGATCACACCATTGCTCAAATTAAGGACGCTGTCCGTGATGGTTTAAGATCAGTCAAGAATACATTGGAAGATGAGTGTGTTGTATTA GGAGCTGGAGCTTTTGAAGTTGCAGCAAGACAGCACTTAATGAATGAAGTCAAGAAAACCGTTCAAGGG CGAGCTCAGCTCGGTGTAGAAGCTTTTGCTAACGCTCTTCTGGTGGTTCCGAAGACACTAGCTGAAAATGCTGGGCTGGATACACAAGACGTTATCATTTCACTTACG AGTGAGCATGACAAAGGAAACGTCGTGGGAGTAAGCCTGGTGGACGGAGAACCCATCGACCCTCAGCTTGCTGGTATATTCGACAACTACTCGGTGAAACGCCAACTTATAAACTCAGG GCCGGTGATAGCTTCGCAGTTGCTATTAGTGGATGAAGTGATTCGTGCTGGAAGGAATATGAGGAAGCCTACTTAA
- the LOC106320967 gene encoding 14-3-3-like protein GF14 nu — protein sequence MSSPREENVYLAKLAEQAERYEEMVEFMEKVAKTVDSEELTVEERNLLSVAYKNVIGARRASWRIISSIEQKEESRGNEDHVAIIKDYRGKIETELSKICDGILNLLDSHLVPAASLAESKVFYLKMKGDYHRYLAEFKTGAERKDAAENTLVAYKSAQDIALADLPPTHPIRLGLALNFSVFYYEILNSPDRACNLAKQAFDEAISELDTLGEESYKDSTLIMQLLRDNLTLWTSDINDEAGGDEIKEASKDEPEEGKQA from the exons ATGTCGTCTCCTCGTGAAGAGAATGTGTACTTGGCCAAGTTAGCCGAGCAAGCCGAGCGTTACGAGGAGATGGTCGAGTTCATGGAGAAAGTCGCCAAGACCGTTGACTCCGAGGAGCTCACCGTGGAAGAGAGGAACCTCTTGTCCGTTGCTTACAAGAACGTGATTGGTGCTAGGAGAGCTTCCTGGAGGATCATCTCTTCGATTGAGCAGAAGGAAGAGAGCAGAGGGAACGAGGATCACGTTGCTATTATCAAGGACTACAGAGGAAAGATCGAGACAGAGCTAAGCAAGATCTGCGATGGGATTTTGAATCTTTTGGATTCTCATCTTGTTCCCGCTGCGTCTTTGGCTGAGTCTAAGGTGTTTTATCTGAAGATGAAGGGGGATTACCATAGGTACCTTGCTGAGTTTAAGACTGGTGCTGAGAGGAAGGATGCTGCTGAGAACACTCTCGTGGCGTACAAGTCTGCTCAG GATATTGCACTTGCTGATTTACCTCCTACTCAtccgataagattggggcttgCACTTAACTTCTCTGTCTTCTACTATGAGATTCTCAACTCGCCTGACCGCGCTTGCAACCTCGCCAAACAG GCTTTTGATGAAGCAATCTCTGAGCTGGACACATTAGGAGAAGAATCATACAAGGACAGCACGCTCATAATGCAACTTCTCCGTGACAATCTGACGCTCTGGACTTCTGACATCAAT GATGAGGCGGGTGGTGATGAGATCAAGGAGGCGTCAAAAGACGAGCCTGAAGAAGGCAAACAAGCTTAG